The following proteins are co-located in the Candidatus Methanogranum gryphiswaldense genome:
- the thiD gene encoding bifunctional hydroxymethylpyrimidine kinase/phosphomethylpyrimidine kinase, translating into MRTALSIAGSDSIGGAGIQADIKAMTAVGVHATTVVTAITAQNTCKVKAIYPIPPEMIQEQLKAVLEDCDVKAIKTGMLYNAETVKIIVDVLEEHEVPLIVDPVMMATVGDTLSDQSLVRALKEQLLPICELVTPNKHEAEVLAKMKILNEDDAMFACEIIGKQGSSVLLKGGHMDTKMIVDYLYLSSEFTEIKNPKLNKAGHGSGCTLSAYITAHMANGNDLVNSVMKSRELMQEAIASQYEIGKGEAVVNPNVRGGNDKVKYSVLEAVDEAARRLADMIPQELVLRNGINIAYAMPNAAGPEQIAAVDKRMTFHNGMLVKNGEAKLGAAEQLSYVLLEIMKENPDSRCIMNILYTKDTEDIMEEVGFSVSRFNRKKNSSIADMTKDAIAQKNKKVPDAIIDREEKMIRIIGKDPEDVLNKLESVL; encoded by the coding sequence ATGAGGACCGCTCTGTCCATTGCAGGCTCCGATTCTATCGGTGGAGCAGGCATACAGGCCGATATAAAAGCAATGACCGCAGTGGGCGTTCACGCTACCACTGTCGTTACTGCTATTACAGCGCAGAATACCTGCAAGGTCAAAGCTATCTACCCAATACCTCCTGAGATGATACAGGAACAATTGAAGGCCGTCCTGGAAGATTGCGATGTCAAAGCGATAAAGACGGGGATGCTCTATAATGCGGAGACCGTCAAGATCATTGTCGATGTATTGGAAGAACACGAGGTCCCGCTTATTGTGGACCCTGTGATGATGGCAACGGTCGGAGACACCCTCTCAGATCAAAGCCTCGTACGTGCCCTGAAGGAACAACTCCTTCCAATATGCGAACTTGTGACCCCGAACAAACATGAGGCCGAGGTCCTGGCAAAAATGAAGATCCTCAACGAGGACGATGCCATGTTCGCATGCGAGATAATCGGCAAACAAGGTTCGTCCGTATTGTTGAAGGGGGGGCATATGGACACTAAGATGATCGTGGACTACCTTTACCTCTCTTCAGAATTCACAGAGATAAAGAATCCAAAATTGAACAAAGCAGGACACGGTAGCGGTTGCACACTGTCTGCCTACATCACAGCACACATGGCAAACGGTAACGACCTGGTCAATTCAGTGATGAAGTCCAGGGAACTCATGCAAGAGGCGATAGCTTCACAGTATGAGATCGGAAAAGGCGAAGCCGTCGTCAATCCCAATGTAAGGGGCGGCAATGACAAGGTCAAATATTCCGTCCTTGAAGCTGTGGATGAAGCCGCAAGAAGGCTTGCGGATATGATCCCGCAAGAACTTGTCCTGAGGAACGGGATCAACATCGCCTATGCGATGCCTAACGCCGCTGGACCTGAACAAATCGCTGCGGTCGATAAAAGGATGACATTCCACAACGGAATGCTCGTCAAAAATGGTGAAGCAAAACTCGGTGCGGCAGAACAGCTGTCCTATGTCCTTCTTGAGATCATGAAGGAAAATCCGGATAGCAGATGCATCATGAACATCCTCTACACGAAGGATACTGAAGATATCATGGAAGAGGTCGGATTCTCCGTCTCTAGATTCAATCGGAAGAAAAACAGTTCGATCGCCGATATGACCAAAGATGCCATCGCTCAAAAGAACAAAAAGGTCCCTGATGCAATAATCGACAGAGAAGAGAAGATGATCAGGATAATTGGAAAGGATCCAGAAGATGTCCTGAATAAACTTGAATCCGTTCTCTGA
- a CDS encoding FKBP-type peptidyl-prolyl cis-trans isomerase yields the protein MTGNEGKVKKDRDPIMKVCFVVFILAVCAVIGAGVYDKYLVKDDSLVNNGSTVTVNYVGTFYSYYGEENSVVFDTTYSSIGNDDNIEKSNDYSKTSYAVLEFTVGDDDVLAAFQNAIVGHKVGDTVWVTVVVGEGYVAPDTTGTVDCSNAITVARSETMTVTEFEAIYEDLDGTGSNMSFTSVYGWLATSSYDVSTGMVTVYYSPEAGSSYVNYEGDYGKVTLEVSSTTASTITFTYNVTDYVKVGEDAAGNIEIQMIKVDFGTSCFYITSVTDPSSEGVADTFDYKTVGEKYNQVLYFKIVIVSIE from the coding sequence ATGACTGGTAACGAAGGGAAGGTCAAGAAGGACAGAGACCCAATAATGAAGGTGTGTTTTGTCGTCTTCATTTTGGCCGTATGTGCCGTGATTGGGGCGGGTGTTTACGATAAATATTTGGTCAAGGATGATTCCTTGGTCAACAACGGTAGCACTGTTACAGTGAACTATGTTGGAACGTTCTACAGCTACTACGGAGAAGAAAACTCTGTTGTTTTTGATACCACCTACTCGTCGATTGGAAACGATGATAACATCGAGAAGTCAAACGACTATTCCAAGACGAGCTATGCTGTTCTTGAGTTCACGGTCGGAGACGATGATGTCCTTGCGGCGTTCCAGAACGCAATCGTTGGACATAAGGTCGGGGATACTGTTTGGGTTACAGTAGTCGTAGGCGAAGGGTACGTCGCGCCTGATACTACAGGTACCGTAGACTGCTCTAATGCAATAACAGTCGCAAGATCGGAGACCATGACGGTTACCGAATTCGAAGCAATATACGAGGACCTTGACGGAACTGGAAGCAACATGAGCTTCACGTCCGTGTACGGATGGTTAGCGACATCTTCCTATGATGTTTCGACCGGAATGGTCACCGTCTATTACTCTCCTGAGGCAGGAAGCAGTTATGTCAACTATGAAGGAGATTACGGTAAAGTGACTCTTGAAGTCTCTAGCACAACAGCATCCACCATCACGTTCACATACAATGTGACTGACTATGTGAAGGTTGGAGAGGACGCTGCAGGCAACATTGAGATCCAGATGATCAAGGTCGATTTCGGAACAAGCTGTTTCTACATCACATCTGTGACCGATCCCAGTAGTGAAGGTGTAGCAGACACATTCGACTACAAGACTGTCGGTGAGAAGTACAACCAGGTACTTTATTTCAAGATCGTGATTGTCTCGATAGAATAA
- a CDS encoding uroporphyrinogen decarboxylase family protein, whose protein sequence is MKDAGHRTAVEAALNHERYERTPVNNFALVTAARSAGIKVDDARWHPEVSARVAIEYSLKTHSDFVKPVLDSQIPFADLGMKVRFPEDDYGSVKSELVKNAEDIDGLAFFDPTKASECPNFTNVIVKGIEETVKQLREDLHVCGLSWGPISTAGYLMGTENMLMMTMMGEDETVKKLINKTADFVLAQQLKMIDAGATLMWMADPTSSEDLISPDMFTDLSFGPIKKVISKTKDQYDVSAFLHICGNTTDILKTLPDTGCDCFSFDHAVDIGKAKKIAGENIALMGNIDPVGMILQGTPEQITKRCYEMIDVAGQNGGYIIAPGCETPQASPDENVAAMGLAGINYWKYQ, encoded by the coding sequence ATGAAGGATGCTGGTCACAGAACTGCCGTCGAGGCAGCACTGAACCACGAGAGATACGAAAGAACACCGGTGAATAATTTCGCCTTAGTGACCGCCGCGAGGAGCGCCGGTATCAAAGTGGATGATGCCAGATGGCATCCTGAAGTGTCAGCTAGGGTCGCCATTGAATACTCACTGAAGACTCATTCCGATTTCGTGAAACCTGTCCTTGATTCTCAAATACCTTTTGCCGACCTTGGCATGAAGGTAAGATTTCCTGAAGATGACTACGGGTCGGTAAAATCAGAACTTGTAAAAAATGCTGAGGATATCGACGGTCTTGCATTTTTCGATCCTACCAAAGCATCGGAATGCCCCAATTTTACAAACGTCATTGTAAAAGGCATCGAAGAGACTGTGAAACAACTCAGGGAAGACCTTCATGTCTGCGGACTATCATGGGGGCCCATCAGCACTGCTGGATATCTCATGGGAACTGAGAACATGCTCATGATGACAATGATGGGTGAAGATGAAACCGTGAAAAAACTCATCAACAAGACAGCGGATTTTGTCTTGGCACAACAACTAAAGATGATCGACGCAGGTGCCACCTTGATGTGGATGGCCGACCCTACCTCTTCTGAGGACTTAATCTCTCCAGATATGTTCACCGATCTTTCCTTCGGACCCATCAAGAAGGTCATAAGCAAGACCAAAGACCAATACGACGTCAGTGCCTTCCTGCATATTTGTGGAAATACCACTGACATCTTGAAGACCCTTCCGGACACTGGATGCGATTGTTTCAGTTTCGACCACGCCGTGGACATCGGCAAGGCCAAGAAAATAGCAGGGGAAAACATCGCTCTGATGGGTAACATAGACCCCGTGGGCATGATATTGCAGGGAACGCCAGAACAGATAACCAAGAGATGCTATGAGATGATAGATGTCGCAGGACAGAACGGAGGATACATCATAGCTCCTGGATGCGAGACACCGCAGGCTAGTCCTGACGAGAATGTTGCCGCAATGGGCCTGGCAGGCATCAACTATTGGAAATACCAATAA
- the thiE gene encoding thiamine phosphate synthase has product MFDIYVITDRGLSHGRSEAEVARLAYEGGADIVQLRMKTEGGKEMLEQAKAIKELADEYAKFFIVNDRVDIAMLSDADGVHLGQNDLPIQEARKLLGDDKLIGVSVRNVDQAIEAFEAGADYIGVGSIFQTNTKPDALQSLGLDALFEIRNAVDIPIVAIGGINRGNIKDVIRSGADAAAVISAVVGQDDISGSVHELRDMVLKAKNNM; this is encoded by the coding sequence ATGTTCGACATATACGTGATAACTGACAGAGGCCTGTCGCACGGCCGTTCCGAAGCAGAGGTAGCGAGACTTGCCTACGAGGGCGGAGCCGATATCGTTCAACTGAGGATGAAGACAGAAGGCGGAAAGGAAATGCTCGAACAGGCCAAAGCCATAAAGGAATTGGCCGACGAATATGCCAAATTCTTCATTGTCAATGACAGGGTGGACATAGCCATGCTTTCAGATGCGGACGGCGTACATCTTGGACAGAATGATCTTCCAATACAGGAAGCAAGGAAACTTTTGGGCGACGATAAACTGATAGGGGTCTCGGTAAGGAACGTGGATCAAGCAATAGAGGCGTTCGAGGCCGGTGCCGATTATATTGGGGTCGGTTCAATATTCCAGACTAATACAAAACCCGATGCTTTACAATCCTTGGGACTTGATGCATTGTTCGAGATAAGAAACGCTGTGGACATCCCGATCGTTGCCATAGGCGGCATCAACAGAGGGAATATCAAGGATGTCATCAGATCTGGCGCTGATGCCGCTGCAGTAATTTCAGCCGTCGTAGGTCAGGATGACATATCCGGATCTGTCCATGAATTAAGGGACATGGTCCTAAAGGCGAAGAACAACATGTGA
- the thiS gene encoding sulfur carrier protein ThiS, which yields MKVNSRSIQIMGDMTLAEILASQGYVTSRIAVELNGRIIPRSEYETTIVCDDDSMEVVSIVGGG from the coding sequence ATGAAGGTCAATAGCAGATCAATTCAGATAATGGGAGATATGACACTGGCAGAGATACTCGCTTCACAGGGATATGTGACATCCAGAATAGCAGTGGAGCTAAATGGCAGGATCATACCGAGATCAGAATATGAAACGACCATTGTATGCGACGACGATTCCATGGAGGTCGTCAGCATCGTTGGTGGTGGATGA
- the thiF gene encoding sulfur carrier protein ThiS adenylyltransferase ThiF: protein MMRITVNGTSIEIEPCTVFQLRDGSHKGTVTIVNGFATSEDVEMKDGDSIFFLDKRTVPNEIEAEMLMRARNSPEIYDKLKRTTVGIAGLGGLGSNIASMLTRTGIGHLILADMDIVDATNLNRQNYFQNDLGSPKTDATERILHQINPHADIECHTCRVTPCNAERIFSGCDIVCEAFDVAEEKAMLINTILEKCPGTFVISGSGMAGYEDSNIIRTERKFNDLCLCGDGFNEARIGMGLMAPRVNICAGHMANAVIRHAMGLDI from the coding sequence ATGATGAGAATAACCGTCAACGGAACATCGATTGAGATCGAACCGTGCACCGTATTCCAACTGAGGGATGGGTCGCACAAAGGTACCGTCACGATAGTTAACGGATTCGCAACCTCCGAGGACGTGGAGATGAAAGATGGGGATTCCATATTTTTCCTTGACAAAAGAACGGTCCCGAATGAAATAGAAGCCGAGATGCTCATGCGCGCAAGGAACTCGCCGGAGATCTATGACAAGCTGAAAAGAACGACCGTCGGAATAGCTGGGCTCGGAGGATTGGGCTCCAACATAGCATCGATGCTTACAAGGACAGGTATAGGACATCTCATCCTGGCAGATATGGATATTGTGGATGCCACCAACCTCAACAGACAGAATTATTTCCAAAACGACCTAGGTTCTCCGAAGACCGACGCCACGGAAAGAATATTGCACCAGATAAATCCGCATGCGGACATAGAATGCCACACCTGCAGGGTCACACCGTGTAATGCCGAACGGATATTCTCCGGATGTGACATAGTGTGCGAAGCGTTCGATGTAGCAGAAGAAAAAGCAATGCTCATAAATACGATACTGGAAAAATGCCCCGGTACATTCGTCATATCTGGTTCCGGTATGGCTGGATATGAGGACTCCAATATCATAAGGACCGAAAGGAAGTTCAACGATCTGTGCCTATGCGGAGACGGTTTCAACGAGGCCCGTATCGGAATGGGACTTATGGCGCCCCGCGTCAACATCTGCGCCGGACACATGGCCAATGCAGTCATAAGGCACGCAATGGGTCTCGACATTTGA
- a CDS encoding thiazole synthase, translating to MEDILNIGGKEFRSRFILGSGKFSLEMTNDVIRNGGVEMATLAIRRANAGGEENILDYMPKGITLLPNTSGARNAEEALRIARLARELGCGDMVKVEIIKDSRYLLPDNCETIRATKMLSKEGFIVMPYMMPDLSAARSMQEAGASAIMPLGAPIGSNKGLLTRDFIKILVEEIDLPIIVDAGIGRPSQACEAMEIGCAAVMANTAIATARDVPAMATSFKMAIEAGRLAYLSGPGRVLDNKAEASSPLTGFLERL from the coding sequence ATGGAAGATATATTGAATATCGGTGGAAAGGAATTCAGATCTAGATTCATCCTCGGCTCAGGAAAATTCTCACTTGAGATGACGAATGATGTGATACGCAACGGCGGTGTTGAGATGGCCACATTGGCAATAAGACGCGCCAATGCAGGTGGAGAAGAGAATATTTTGGATTACATGCCGAAAGGCATAACACTTCTACCGAATACCTCCGGGGCAAGGAATGCAGAAGAAGCATTAAGGATCGCAAGATTGGCAAGAGAACTCGGATGCGGAGACATGGTCAAAGTGGAGATAATCAAAGATTCCAGATATCTCCTCCCTGATAATTGTGAGACGATAAGGGCGACGAAGATGCTTTCCAAAGAAGGATTCATCGTCATGCCTTACATGATGCCGGACCTTTCAGCTGCGAGGTCCATGCAAGAAGCAGGAGCATCTGCCATAATGCCATTAGGAGCTCCCATTGGCAGCAACAAAGGTCTTCTGACCAGAGATTTCATCAAGATACTTGTCGAGGAGATCGACCTCCCGATAATAGTCGACGCTGGAATAGGACGTCCGTCACAGGCATGCGAGGCGATGGAAATAGGTTGCGCTGCAGTGATGGCGAACACGGCCATTGCAACAGCCAGAGATGTGCCCGCGATGGCCACTTCATTCAAGATGGCAATAGAGGCTGGTAGGCTCGCATATCTCTCAGGACCCGGAAGGGTGCTTGACAACAAAGCGGAGGCATCCAGTCCGTTGACTGGATTCCTCGAGAGGCTCTAA
- the thiH gene encoding 2-iminoacetate synthase ThiH — protein MSKEQIDVEEYHTTMEHIESGIMDEVLSSVERFDPSSYVSEDVMKALSKDHIDMNDFAALLSPAADNFLEPMAIRAREDTRKHFGNSVCMFTPIYTSNYCTNQCTYCGFNCKNDIHRAKLSLEEVDGEMKTIASTGLTEILILTGESRTMSDVEYIGDCVKIATRYFSSIGVEVYPMNSDEYRYLHDCGVDYVTVFQETYDPKRYADLHLGGPKRVFSYRFDAQERALIGGMRGVAFGALLGLGDFRADAFACGIHAYLIQRKYPHAEISFSLPRLRPCIGNGDDTNPVHERQLLQVALAYRIFMPFAGETISTRECKEFRDNIVGLCATKISAGVCVGIGGHSGEEKGDEQFTISDPRTVEEVRKALKERGLQPVFNDYVRV, from the coding sequence ATGTCAAAAGAACAGATCGATGTGGAAGAATATCACACCACCATGGAACACATAGAATCTGGAATAATGGATGAGGTACTTTCATCCGTTGAGAGATTCGATCCGTCATCATATGTTTCCGAGGACGTTATGAAAGCACTTTCCAAGGACCATATCGATATGAATGATTTTGCTGCACTGCTATCTCCTGCGGCCGACAATTTCCTTGAACCGATGGCCATCAGGGCCAGAGAGGATACTAGAAAACATTTCGGCAACTCCGTCTGCATGTTCACTCCGATATACACCTCGAATTACTGCACCAACCAATGCACATACTGCGGTTTCAACTGCAAGAATGATATCCATCGAGCCAAACTGTCCCTGGAAGAGGTGGACGGCGAGATGAAAACGATCGCATCCACCGGACTTACAGAGATCCTCATCCTTACCGGAGAATCCCGCACAATGTCCGATGTCGAGTACATCGGTGACTGCGTGAAGATCGCTACGAGGTACTTCTCAAGCATAGGTGTTGAAGTCTATCCTATGAACAGCGACGAGTACAGATATCTACATGATTGCGGAGTGGACTATGTCACCGTTTTCCAAGAAACATATGATCCGAAAAGATATGCTGATCTGCACCTTGGAGGCCCAAAAAGAGTGTTCTCTTACAGGTTCGATGCCCAGGAACGCGCCCTTATCGGTGGCATGAGAGGCGTCGCTTTCGGTGCGCTTCTGGGACTTGGTGACTTCAGAGCTGACGCATTTGCTTGCGGGATACATGCATACCTGATCCAAAGAAAATACCCACACGCGGAGATATCATTCTCACTCCCCAGACTCAGGCCATGTATCGGCAACGGTGATGACACCAACCCGGTACATGAGAGACAGCTTCTACAAGTGGCCCTTGCTTATAGGATATTCATGCCTTTCGCAGGTGAGACCATCTCTACAAGAGAGTGCAAGGAATTCCGTGACAACATTGTTGGACTGTGCGCTACCAAGATCTCTGCTGGCGTATGCGTCGGGATCGGCGGACACAGCGGAGAGGAGAAGGGAGATGAACAATTCACGATCTCCGACCCCAGAACCGTCGAGGAGGTCCGTAAGGCACTTAAGGAACGCGGTCTGCAACCGGTATTCAACGATTATGTGAGAGTATGA
- a CDS encoding thiamine phosphate synthase, with translation MIIAVTDRNKSLRPFMEQFELIASARPDMIILREKDLTENEYLELAKECQIICSKNDVRMCVNTFFKTAKKLGIKDIQLQMDTLRTYSDSFKEYSVGASVHSASEAYEAESLGAERLIFGNVFETACKPGRSAAGLDLLHDVCECTKLPVWAIGGISTDNIDSIMKTGASGVCIMSSIMMANDPAEIISTLRSSIFI, from the coding sequence ATGATAATCGCGGTCACTGATAGAAATAAAAGCTTACGTCCGTTCATGGAACAGTTCGAACTCATAGCATCCGCAAGACCCGATATGATAATACTAAGGGAGAAGGACCTGACGGAGAATGAATATCTGGAACTTGCAAAGGAATGTCAGATAATCTGCTCTAAGAACGATGTTCGCATGTGCGTGAATACCTTCTTCAAAACCGCAAAGAAACTCGGTATCAAAGACATCCAATTGCAGATGGACACATTGAGAACTTATTCCGATTCTTTTAAAGAGTATTCAGTAGGTGCTTCTGTTCACAGTGCCAGCGAAGCATATGAAGCAGAGAGTTTAGGGGCAGAGCGTCTTATTTTCGGTAATGTGTTCGAGACCGCGTGCAAACCCGGTAGGTCTGCTGCAGGGTTAGATTTATTGCATGATGTGTGCGAATGTACAAAACTTCCTGTCTGGGCAATAGGCGGTATATCGACAGACAATATCGACAGTATTATGAAAACGGGAGCATCGGGCGTCTGTATCATGTCCTCCATCATGATGGCAAATGACCCTGCAGAGATCATATCCACACTTCGTTCCAGTATCTTCATTTAA
- the thiM gene encoding hydroxyethylthiazole kinase translates to MMDSVKKKRPLVHHITNYVTVNDCANICICSGGAPVMTDEAKDIPEMVRISSAVVLNIGTLNENTVDSMFLAGKTAKRFGIPVILDPVGVGATEYRTDVAWKLIKRGEITVIKGNGGEISVLAGMGGIVKGVDSISGPRDENAAISLASMTGAIVAATGKTDYVSDGKTTYILNNGCDMMENVSGTGCMACSVVGAYVGACGASAESVAAAISAFSIAGEISGEKAFGPGSFKTKLFDSLYNLTPEEAKKRAKISEA, encoded by the coding sequence ATGATGGATTCAGTCAAGAAAAAAAGACCATTGGTTCACCATATAACCAACTATGTAACGGTGAACGATTGTGCCAACATATGTATCTGCTCCGGCGGAGCGCCTGTTATGACCGATGAGGCCAAAGACATACCTGAGATGGTAAGGATCTCGTCGGCTGTCGTCCTGAACATCGGAACACTAAATGAGAATACCGTTGATTCCATGTTCCTTGCAGGAAAGACCGCGAAAAGATTCGGCATACCAGTCATATTAGATCCTGTGGGCGTAGGCGCCACAGAATACAGGACGGATGTGGCTTGGAAATTGATCAAGAGGGGAGAGATCACCGTGATCAAAGGAAACGGAGGAGAGATCTCCGTACTTGCCGGGATGGGGGGTATTGTCAAAGGGGTCGACTCGATATCCGGCCCCAGGGATGAGAATGCGGCCATCTCCCTTGCCAGCATGACGGGGGCGATAGTTGCCGCCACCGGAAAGACCGATTATGTATCGGACGGAAAGACGACATATATCCTGAACAATGGTTGCGACATGATGGAAAACGTATCAGGCACGGGATGCATGGCGTGTTCGGTCGTTGGTGCATATGTCGGTGCATGCGGTGCGTCCGCAGAATCGGTAGCTGCCGCAATATCCGCATTTTCCATTGCCGGAGAGATCTCAGGTGAAAAGGCATTCGGGCCTGGTTCTTTCAAAACGAAACTATTCGATTCGTTGTATAATCTGACACCTGAAGAAGCGAAAAAGAGGGCCAAGATCTCTGAAGCTTGA
- a CDS encoding GNAT family N-acetyltransferase: MNELRFRDYRSSDIRFLKKAVAGCWGHSFFVGDPIVDDDVVLNFLSMFLEESNCSRVAVIDSIPVGFIFGHIFSEQLWSGSADAHRDRASSADRLNEDCRCRDYLDYYSMVFDLYRKAVMDSGMEYDSEIVLLTVDPEFHGRGIGRSLLEEIGYVLKDKGANNTFLFTSGFSDHDFYLHVGFDLVFKTSIDTGHFGEVGVYIYSREL, from the coding sequence ATGAATGAGCTGAGATTCAGGGATTATCGTTCTTCGGATATCAGATTCTTGAAAAAGGCTGTCGCAGGTTGTTGGGGACATTCGTTTTTTGTAGGGGACCCGATCGTAGATGATGATGTGGTTCTCAATTTTCTTTCGATGTTCCTTGAAGAATCAAATTGTTCAAGGGTCGCCGTGATCGATAGCATACCTGTCGGTTTCATCTTCGGACATATTTTCTCCGAACAACTTTGGTCAGGTTCAGCAGATGCGCATAGAGACAGGGCATCTTCTGCAGACAGATTGAATGAAGATTGCCGTTGCAGGGATTATTTGGATTACTATAGTATGGTGTTCGATCTGTACAGAAAGGCAGTTATGGATTCGGGAATGGAATATGATTCAGAAATAGTCCTTTTGACCGTTGACCCGGAATTTCACGGCAGAGGGATCGGTCGTTCACTTCTCGAAGAGATCGGATATGTTTTGAAGGATAAAGGCGCAAACAACACGTTCCTCTTCACGAGTGGTTTCAGCGACCACGATTTCTATCTGCACGTAGGGTTCGATCTGGTCTTCAAAACATCCATCGATACAGGGCATTTCGGTGAGGTTGGAGTATATATCTACTCCAGGGAATTGTGA
- the pth2 gene encoding peptidyl-tRNA hydrolase Pth2 — protein sequence MICRAVGENEERKVVILMRNDLKMSKGKAAAQAGHAAVNCALAAQKHDKKNFDAWIAAGQAKVVLKVDSEKELFEFKVMAEAQGFTTSIICDAGRTEIAPGTYTCLGIGPAAVSQIDKITGDLKML from the coding sequence ATGATATGCCGTGCAGTCGGTGAGAACGAGGAGCGCAAGGTTGTCATCCTCATGAGGAACGATCTCAAGATGAGCAAAGGCAAGGCCGCTGCTCAGGCCGGACATGCCGCGGTAAACTGTGCTCTCGCTGCACAGAAACATGATAAGAAGAATTTCGATGCTTGGATTGCTGCAGGGCAGGCCAAGGTTGTCCTTAAAGTGGATTCCGAAAAGGAGCTTTTCGAGTTCAAGGTCATGGCAGAGGCCCAGGGATTCACAACATCCATAATATGCGATGCCGGAAGAACGGAGATAGCTCCTGGCACATATACATGCCTGGGGATAGGTCCTGCGGCAGTCTCGCAGATAGACAAGATAACTGGCGACCTGAAGATGCTTTGA
- a CDS encoding GNAT family N-acetyltransferase: protein MSDLEYREYRPSDLNGLKDLVSEIWSSVLAGFGPEHEEDLVWHFVYHYLGQTNAAKVALMDGKIVGFVGGHIFAEPMGQMAKDAIVEQNNIRSRLEEEGSCEPAFYFYDWVDVMCDKAKNMAGGSFDSELVLFAVSPSMQGNGVGKKLLKELGFKGGMAGRYYFYTTGNCNVGFYTHSGYRLVCEETFRYQGMDILEWYLFSNDPSSN, encoded by the coding sequence ATGAGTGATTTGGAATACAGGGAATATAGGCCATCTGACCTCAATGGTCTGAAGGACCTTGTTTCGGAGATATGGTCAAGTGTTCTAGCTGGATTCGGACCTGAGCATGAGGAGGACCTCGTTTGGCATTTCGTATACCATTACTTGGGTCAGACCAACGCCGCCAAGGTAGCTCTGATGGATGGAAAGATCGTAGGATTTGTCGGAGGGCACATCTTTGCAGAACCAATGGGTCAGATGGCAAAGGACGCGATCGTTGAACAGAACAACATACGTTCTCGTTTGGAGGAGGAAGGGTCGTGTGAACCTGCATTCTACTTCTATGATTGGGTGGATGTCATGTGCGACAAGGCCAAGAATATGGCCGGTGGTTCTTTTGATTCCGAATTGGTGTTATTTGCCGTCTCTCCGTCGATGCAGGGAAATGGTGTGGGTAAGAAATTATTGAAGGAACTGGGGTTCAAAGGCGGCATGGCCGGAAGGTACTACTTCTACACGACAGGTAACTGTAACGTCGGATTCTATACACATTCTGGGTATAGGCTCGTATGCGAGGAGACCTTCAGGTACCAGGGCATGGATATCCTGGAATGGTATCTGTTCAGTAATGATCCTTCGTCGAATTGA